A single Saccharomyces paradoxus chromosome II, complete sequence DNA region contains:
- the MRX3 gene encoding Mrx3p (similar to YBL095W) translates to MKRESRSRVNSNMSRTIPFLFKLVNRAVILPTAGFTLGVGAFVKAWPDDAGVLSLNDPQTPAELISATKSRQPMELQRIDILTQIEKSEVYNKLAQDDKMHHVLFSEKIPSGHREYHVGQGLLFGKGKLEIDPLVFHDLNHGELTVIYHLGAELGNRDGNVHKGLLSLLLDEALCYCGFPLLPSKRGVTARLSLEFLEDIPVDTTIMLKASVKEIKGRKCIIEGHLEQFPSESPSKNGIKNWNLLRIWGSNDKREVAKKFANANCVLVEPTWFKYFKWLDMF, encoded by the coding sequence ATGAAACGAGAGAGTAGATCGAGAGTGAATTCCAATATGTCTAGAACCattccatttcttttcaaattagTTAACAGGGCAGTAATTTTACCTACGGCAGGTTTTACGCTGGGAGTTGGCGCATTTGTAAAGGCATGGCCGGATGATGCTGGCGTCCTATCATTGAACGATCCGCAAACGCCGGCAGAGTTGATTAGTGCAACTAAGAGCCGGCAACCTATGGAGCTACAGAGAATTGATATTCTCACTCAAATCGAGAAAAGCGAAGTCTACAACAAACTAGCCCAGGATGATAAGATGCACCATGTCTTATTTAGTGAGAAAATACCTAGCGGACATAGGGAATACCATGTAGGACAAGGCCTCTTGTTCGGTAAAGGAAAGCTTGAAATTGATCCTTTGGTTTTCCATGACTTGAATCATGGTGAATTGACCGTGATTTATCATTTAGGCGCTGAGTTAGGAAACCGAGACGGTAATGTTCATAAAGGTTTACTGTCATTGTTGCTAGATGAAGCATTATGTTATTGTGGCTTTCCTCTGTTGCCTAGCAAAAGAGGTGTAACTGCAAGACTGTCCCTAGAGTTTCTTGAGGATATTCCTGTGGATACTACGATTATGTTAAAGGCAAGTGTCAAGGAGATCAAAGGTAGAAAATGTATCATTGAGGGGCACTTGGAACAGTTTCCATCGGAAAgtccttcaaaaaatggaatcaaaaattggaaCTTACTCCGCATTTGGGGTTCCAATGATAAACGGGAGGTGGCAAAGAAATTTGCCAATGCCAACTGCGTCCTTGTTGAGCCTACTTGGTTCAAGTATTTCAAATGGCTTGATATGTTTTGA
- the ROX3 gene encoding Rox3p (Subunit of the RNA polymerase II mediator complex~similar to YBL093C), with translation MASSVDETTVPSYYYYVDPETTYTYQQPNPLQDLISVYGLDDISRQVARTNLDGTKAVKLRKSYKNQIADLSGKFSTIPTRENGKGGQIAHILFQNNPDMMIQPPQQGPGQNVSEQQWCEQLRNRDIALFQPPNFDWDFCSSVLSQFERSYPSEFANQNQGGAQAPFDIDDLAFDLDGTGKSQSGSTSGANSKKRKNKSSGSSMATPTHSDSHEDMKRRRLE, from the coding sequence ATGGCTTCCAGTGTAGACGAAACTACGGTCCCCTCATACTACTATTACGTGGATCCAGAGACTACATATACGTATCAGCAACCAAATCCCCTACAGGACTTGATATCGGTGTATGGCCTGGACGACATCTCCAGACAAGTGGCAAGAACAAATTTGGACGGCACTAAAGCTGTGAAGCTTAGAAAATCTTACAAGAATCAGATAGCCGATCTTTCAGGTAAATTCTCGACCATACCGACTAGGGAAAATGGTAAAGGTGGTCAAATAGCACAtattcttttccaaaataaCCCGGACATGATGATACAACCACCTCAGCAGGGTCCGGGCCAAAACGTGTCAGAACAGCAATGGTGCGAACAGCTGCGTAATAGAGACATCGCATTATTCCAGCCTCCAAATTTCGATTGGGACTTTTGCTCGTCGGTGCTATCGCAGTTTGAAAGATCATATCCAAGCGAGTTTGCGAACCAGAACCAAGGAGGCGCTCAAGCGCCGTTCGATATAGATGACTTGGCGTTTGATCTAGACGGTACGGGAAAAAGTCAATCAGGCTCAACTTCAGGTGCCAATAgtaagaaaaggaagaacaaatCTAGTGGAAGTTCGATGGCTACACCAACACATAGTGACAGTCACGAAGatatgaaaagaaggagGCTGGAGTAG
- the RPL32 gene encoding 60S ribosomal protein eL32 (Ribosomal 60S subunit protein L32~similar to YBL092W), translated as MASLPHPKIVKKHTKKFKRHHSDRYHRVSENWRKQKGIDSVVRRRFRGNISQPKIGYGSNKKTKFLSPSGHKTFLVANVKDLETLTMHTKTYAAEIAHNISAKNRVVILARAKALGVKVTNPKGRLALEA; from the coding sequence ATGGCCTCCTTACCTCACCCAAAGATTGTCAAGAAGCACACCAAGAAGTTCAAGCGTCACCACTCTGACCGTTACCACAGAGTTTCTGAAAACTGGAGAAAGCAAAAGGGTATTGACTCTGTTGTTAGAAGAAGATTCAGAGGTAACATTTCTCAACCAAAGATTGGTTACGGTTCTAACAAGAAGACCAAGTTTTTGTCACCATCTGGTCACAAGACTTTCTTAGTCGCTAACGTTAAGGATTTGGAAACCTTGACCATGCACACCAAGACTTACGCTGCTGAAATTGCTCACAACATCTCTGCTAAGAACAGAGTTGTCATTTTGGCCAGAGCTAAGGCTTTAGGTGTTAAGGTCACCAACCCAAAGGGTCGTTTGGCTTTGGAAGCTTAA
- the SCS22 gene encoding phospholipid metabolism-regulating protein SCS22 (Methionine aminopeptidase~similar to YBL091C), with translation MRIVPEKLVFKAPLNEQSTEYIKLENDDDKRVIFKVRTSAPTKYCVRPNVAIIGAHESVNVQIVFLGLPKSTTEYEMNQKQDKFLIVTLPIPATHEDMEDDKLLSNWPNLEEQYKDDIIFKKIKVFHSALPRQKPSRKYASKSSRRVPESPDNGQGLSSRALLIIAVIALLVGWIYY, from the exons ATGAGGATAGTGCCAGAAAAACTGGTGTTCAAAG CTCCCCTTAATGAACAATCAACGGAGTATATAAAGCTCGAGAACGATGATGACAAGAGAGTGATATTTAAGGTGAGGACCAGTGCCCCCACAAAGTATTGCGTGAGGCCCAATGTCGCCATCATAGGTGCTCATGAAAGTGTGAATGTCCAAATCGTTTTCCTTGGATTACCTAAATCGACCACTGAGTATGAAATGAACCAAAAGCAGGATAAATTCTTGATCGTTACACTTCCTATCCCAGCAACTCATGAAGACATGGAGGATGACAAGCTATTGTCAAACTGGCCTAATTTGGAAGAGCAATACAAGGATGACATAATCTTCAAGAAGATCAAAGTATTTCACTCCGCGTTACCGAGACAAAAGCCGTCTAGAAAGTACgcttcaaaatcatcgaGAAGAGTGCCAGAATCACCAGATAATGGGCAAGGTTTGAGTTCCAGAGCACTGCTTATCATTGCCGTTATTGCTTTGCTCGTCGGCTGGATATATTACTGA
- the MAP2 gene encoding methionine aminopeptidase (Methionine aminopeptidase~similar to YBL091C) — MSGAELEKAAAPDLKEVNLENEAVEQQDQAAADESGPVESKKKKNKKKKKKKSNVKKIELIFPDGKYPEGEWMDYHQDFNLQRTTDEESRYLKRDLERAEHWNDVRKGAEIHRRVRRAIKDRIVPGMKLMDIADMIENTTRKYTGAEDLLTMENPKSQGIGFPTGLSLNHCAAHFTPNAGDKTVLKYEDVMKVDYGVQVNGNIIDSAFTVSFDPQYDNLLAAVKDATYTGIKEAGIDVRLTDIGEAIQEVMESYEVEINGETYQVKPCRNLCGHSIGPYRIHGGKSVPIVKNGDTTKMEEGEHFAIETFGSTGRGYVTAGGEVSHYARSAEDHQVMPTLDSAKNLLKTIDRNFGTLPFCRRYLDRLGQDKYLFALNNLVRHGLVQDYPPLNDIPGSYTAQFEHTILLHAHKKEVVSKGDDY; from the coding sequence ATGTCTGGTGctgaattagaaaaagCCGCTGCTCCTGATttaaaagaagtaaattTGGAGAATGAAGCCGTTGAACAGCAAGACCAAGCTGCAGCTGACGAATCAGGCCCAGTAGAaagcaagaagaagaagaacaagaaaaagaagaagaagaaaagcaatGTGAAGAAGATTGAATTAATTTTTCCGGACGGAAAATACCCAGAAGGTGAATGGATGGATTATCATCAAGATTTCAATTTGCAGAGGACCACCGATGAAGAATCACGTTACTTGAAAAGGGATTTGGAAAGGGCCGAACATTGGAATGATGTCAGGAAGGGTGCTGAGATCCATCGTCGTGTGAGAAGAGCCATCAAAGATAGAATAGTTCCTGGGATGAAGTTAATGGACATCGCTGATATGATTGAAAATActacaagaaaatataccGGAGCAGAAGATCTATTAACGATGGAGAACCCGAAATCTCAAGGTATTGGGTTTCCAACAGGCCTTTCTCTCAACCATTGTGCTGCACACTTCACGCCCAATGCAGGCGACAAGACTGTCTTGAAATATGAAGATGTGATGAAGGTAGATTATGGTGTGCAAGTGAACGGTAACATCATCGATTCTGCCTTTACTGTTTCATTCGATCCACAATACGATAACCTGTTAGCCGCTGTCAAGGATGCTACCTACACAGGTATCAAAGAAGCGGGTATCGATGTGAGATTGACAGACATTGGTGAAGCCATCCAAGAAGTCATGGAATCTTACGAAGTGGAAATCAATGGTGAAACCTACCAGGTAAAACCTTGTCGTAATCTATGTGGCCACAGTATCGGACCATACCGTATCCACGGCGGTAAATCCGTTCCTATCGTCAAAAATGGGGACACTACAAAGATGGAGGAAGGCGAGCACTTTGCCATTGAAACTTTTGGTTCTACCGGTAGAGGTTACGTTACCGCCGGTGGAGAAGTTTCTCATTATGCCAGATCTGCCGAAGACCATCAGGTAATGCCCACTTTGGACAGCGCCAAGAActtattgaaaacaatagacCGCAATTTTGGGACTTTGCCATTCTGTCGCCGATACCTAGACAGACTGGGCCAAGATAAATACTTATTTGCGTTGAATAATTTGGTCAGACACGGTTTGGTACAGGATTATCCACCATTGAACGATATCCCCGGATCCTACACTGCACAATTCGAACACACCATCCTATTGCATGCGCACAAAAAGGAAGTCGTTTCCAAAGGTGATGACTACTGA
- the MRP21 gene encoding mitochondrial 37S ribosomal protein bS21m (Mitochondrial ribosomal protein of the small subunit~similar to YBL090W), protein MLKSTLRLSRTSFRRNFATIDCLRQQNSDIDKIILNPIKLAQGTRSDHDQASRIKRDNADILSMEIPVDMMQSAGRINKRELLSEAEIARSSVENAQMRFNSGKSIIVNKNNPAESFKRLNRIMFENNIPGDKRSQRFYMKPGKVAELKRSQRHRKEFMMGFKRLIEIVKDAKRKGY, encoded by the coding sequence ATGTTAAAGAGCACGCTCAGGCTTTCAAGGACCTCcttcagaagaaatttcGCAACGATCGACTGCTTACGCCAACAAAATTCGGATATCGATAAAATTATACTAAATCCAATCAAACTAGCTCAGGGGACCAGGAGTGACCATGACCAAGCCTCTAGAATTAAAAGGGATAACGCAGATATTTTATCGATGGAAATTCCAGTAGATATGATGCAATCTGCTGGGAGAATAAACAAGAGGGAGCTTCTGTCCGAGGCGGAGATTGCAAGAAGTAGTGTGGAGAATGCTCAAATGAGATTCAATTCAGGCAAATCTATAATTGTGAACAAGAACAACCCTGCTGAGTCATTTAAAAGATTGAACAGGATaatgtttgaaaacaatattCCTGGAGATAAAAGAAGTCAACGATTTTACATGAAGCCGGGAAAAGTAGCCGAGTTGAAGAGGTCTCAAAGGCATAGAAAGGAGTTTATGATGGGCTTCAAGAGATTGATCGAAATTGTTAAGGATGCCAAGAGGAAAGGATACTGA
- the AVT5 gene encoding amino acid transporter (transporter~similar to YBL089W): MPSNVRSGVLTLLHTACGAGVLAMPFAFKPFGLMPGLITLTFCGICSLCGLLLQTRIAKYVPKSENASFAKLTQLINPSLSIVFDFAIAVKCFGVGVSYLIIVGDLVPQIAQSIFYRNDDNIDSQERHIFLDRRLYISLVMVSVISPLCFKRSLNSLRYASMIAIISVAYLSGLIIYHFVNRHQLERGQVYFMVPHRDSQTHSPLTTLPIFVFAYTCHHNMFSVINEQADKSFKVLRRIPILAIALAYFLYIIIGGTGYMTFGENIVGNILTLYPNSISTTIGRLAMLLLVMLAFPLQCHPCRSSVKNIIIFIENFRKGKLYDNRTGFIPLDDLSNEDPQEGLTQQNNEEPNLRIESLRYTNIITLCILLFSYILAISITSLAKVLAIVGATGSTSISFILPGLFGYKLIGSEFTDRNERVPFSIKIFKYLGLFLFIWGIAVMVASLSATVFLGTSSH; the protein is encoded by the coding sequence ATGCCGTCAAACGTACGTTCAGGGGTCTTGACTTTGCTCCATACAGCATGCGGTGCAGGTGTGCTAGCAATGCCTTTTGCATTCAAGCCATTTGGGTTAATGCCAGGTTTGATAACGCTAACATTCTGCGGAATATGTTCCTTATGTGGGCTGCTATTACAGACACGAATAGCAAAGTATGTACCTAAATCGGAGAACGCTTCGTTTGCTAAGCTCACTCAACTAATCAACCCATCGCTAAGTATAGTGTTCGACTTTGCCATCGCTGTTAAATGTTTTGGCGTTGGCGTATCCTACTTAATTATTGTTGGTGACCTAGTACCACAGATAGCGCAATCAATCTTTTATCGCAATGATGATAACATTGATTCTCAAGAGCGTCATATCTTCTTGGACAGGCGTTTATATATATCTCTGGTCATGGTATCGGTTATTTCTCCTTTATGCTTTAAAAGAAGCCTGAATTCTCTACGATATGCTTCCATGATTGCCATTATTAGTGTTGCATATTTATCTGGTTTGATTATTTACCATTTTGTAAATCGGCATCAGCTAGAAAGAGGCCAGGTATATTTTATGGTGCCCCACAGAGATTCTCAGACTCATTCTCCCCTGACTACCTTGCCAATTTTTGTGTTTGCTTACACATGTCATCATAATATGTTCAGTGTCATTAATGAGCAAGCGGATAAGAGTTTCAAGGTGCTTAGAAGGATTCCGATTCTTGCCATCGCGTTGGCCTACTTTCTATACATCATTATTGGTGGCACAGGTTATATGACTTTCGGTGAAAATATCGTAGGAAATATTCTCACTTTATACCCGAACTCCATCTCCACGACCATCGGAAGATTAGCAATGCTGCTCTTAGTTATGTTAGCATTTCCATTGCAATGTCACCCTTGTAGATCATCGGTAAAAAACATAATTATattcattgaaaattttagaaaaggaaagctATATGATAACAGGACCGGCTTTATCCCATTGGACGATTTAAGTAATGAAGATCCACAGGAGGGATTAACCCAACAAAACAACGAAGAGCCAAATTTGCGTATTGAATCTTTACGGTACACCAATATTATCACTCTTTGCATCTTGTTATTCTCGTATATATTGGCCATCTCAATTACGTCTTTAGCTAAAGTCCTAGCAATTGTTGGTGCCACGGGATCTACATcgatttctttcattttacCAGGTCTTTTTGGCTACAAGTTAATTGGTTCAGAATTTACCGACAGGAATGAAAGAGTGCCGTTTAgcataaaaatattcaaatacTTAGGTCTATTTCTATTCATTTGGGGTATAGCGGTAATGGTAGCTTCACTATCGGCGACTGTATTTTTAGGCACATCGTCACATTAA